In Brevinematia bacterium, a genomic segment contains:
- a CDS encoding DUF2062 domain-containing protein, which translates to MKLKYTPIGKFFRWIFVSFKKLFHLRDSTHQISLGFALGVSIGILPTFGFGALIVATLAFIIRFNIFSALVGSLINNPLLVPFWVASSYKVGELITKIGINFSEKNVIQNLLGFGISYLVGNIILSVVCGFISYITIYLLIEIYRSSKSNLKSNQNTQYHS; encoded by the coding sequence ATGAAACTCAAATACACGCCTATCGGTAAATTCTTCCGCTGGATATTTGTAAGTTTTAAAAAACTTTTCCACCTCAGAGATTCAACACATCAGATATCACTAGGATTCGCTTTGGGTGTATCTATTGGCATATTACCTACTTTTGGTTTTGGAGCACTGATAGTAGCAACCTTGGCTTTCATAATCAGATTTAACATCTTCTCAGCGTTAGTAGGAAGTTTGATAAACAATCCACTTCTTGTGCCGTTTTGGGTAGCAAGCAGTTACAAAGTTGGGGAACTGATAACTAAAATTGGAATCAACTTCTCCGAGAAGAATGTTATTCAAAACCTCCTCGGATTCGGGATATCTTATCTTGTAGGGAATATAATTCTTTCAGTTGTATGCGGATTCATAAGCTACATCACTATATACCTACTCATAGAGATATACAGGTCATCCAAAAGCAATTTGAAAAGTAACCAAAATACCCAGTATCATTCTTAA